In a genomic window of Sarcophilus harrisii chromosome 4, mSarHar1.11, whole genome shotgun sequence:
- the JUN gene encoding transcription factor AP-1, with protein MTTKMETTFYDDALNAFVQPESGGYGYSHAKVLKQSLTLNLADPVSSLKPHLRNKNPDLLTSPDVGLLKLASPELERLIIQSSNGLITTTPTPTQFLCPKNVTDEQEGFAEGFVRALAELHNQNTLPGVPPAAAAQPGNASVAAGMVAPPVAALAGSGGGAGGFGGLHSEPPVYANLSNFTPSSALGSAPAYGGPTGGAGAAAGGGGSLAFPPQPTAPQQQAQPANPQAPLGPQLPGVQHPRLQALKEEPQTVPEMPGETPPLSPIDMESQERIKAERKRMRNRIAASKCRKRKLERIARLEEKVKTLKAQNSELASTANMLREQVAQLKQKVMNHVNSGCQLMLTQQLQTF; from the coding sequence ATGACTACAAAGATGGAAACTACTTTCTACGACGATGCCCTCAACGCCTTCGTGCAGCCCGAGAGCGGCGGCTACGGCTACAGCCACGCCAAGGTGCTAAAGCAGAGTCTGACCCTGAACTTGGCCGACCCGGTGAGCAGCCTCAAGCCCCACCTGCGCAACAAGAACCCGGACCTGCTGACCTCGCCCGACGTGGGGCTGCTCAAGCTCGCCTCCCCGGAGCTCGAGCGCCTCATCATCCAGTCCAGCAACGGGCTCATCACCACCACGCCCACGCCCACTCAGTTCCTGTGCCCCAAGAACGTGACGGACGAGCAGGAGGGCTTCGCCGAGGGCTTCGTGCGCGCCCTGGCCGAGCTGCACAACCAAAACACTCTGCCCGGCGTCCCCCCGGCGGCCGCGGCGCAACCCGGGAACGCCTCCGTGGCCGCGGGCATGGTGGCTCCCCCCGTGGCCGCCCTGGCGGGCAGCGGCGGCGGCGCCGGGGGCTTCGGCGGCCTGCACAGCGAGCCCCCGGTCTACGCGAACTTGAGCAACTTCACCCCCAGCTCCGCGCTGGGCTCCGCGCCCGCTTACGGCGGCCCCACCGGGGGGGCCGGGGCCGCcgccggcggcggcggcagccTGGCTTTCCCCCCGCAGCCCACGGCCCCGCAGCAGCAGGCGCAGCCGGCCAACCCGCAGGCTCCCCTGGGCCCGCAGCTGCCCGGCGTGCAGCACCCTCGGCTGCAGGCGCTCAAGGAGGAGCCGCAGACGGTGCCCGAGATGCCCGGAGAGACCCCGCCGCTGTCCCCCATCGACATGGAGTCCCAGGAGCGCATCAAGGCCGAGAGGAAGCGAATGAGGAACCGCATCGCCGCGTCCAAGTGCCGGAAAAGGAAACTGGAGCGCATCGCCCGGCTGGAGGAGAAGGTGAAAACTTTGAAAGCCCAGAACTCGGAGCTGGCGTCCACCGCCAACATGCTCAGGGAACAGGTGGCCCAGCTGAAGCAGAAAGTCATGAACCACGTGAACAGCGGCTGCCAGCTCATGTTAACGCAACAGTTGCAAACGTTTTGA